The following are encoded together in the Rhodothermales bacterium genome:
- a CDS encoding T9SS type A sorting domain-containing protein has translation MPLATCFRFSSLLALLLALASSVAAQSTAPVFDPQTGEPIPVGLEAPPDTLLPVEPGETLTLRQHLPSGSTKLVRDISFAIGDGQLPAFVYQDGSALISVEPFVASDPNECPCEIGRISLDAQPADAVVEGALLYVALRKSKGLRILSLSSFDGLQEVGRIEGQDLLAVAVGGNYAYAGRGSGGIVVYYVADPENPVQLRTLSVPGSSNGVFVADTTLFVATGADGLRTFDLANPTVPTALGHFDTAGEFSTYVVVRDTVAWLTGEFGLIALDVTDPVTPREIGRFDLGGETTYEVAFDGDTAYLAGLDGLRTLDVSDPAAITELDFFPANQSLSVDVYASENTPSAVYLAERFRGLHLLDGGESPGELLFFENGGFAHKPFFDDEILYVTDLGGRLRIFDASGSEAVEIARIDVPPNTQEVFVEDGLAYVTDAGGSGTGLTILDVSDPADPQIVGGYASGPAFGLDVESTGDTVTVYLANGLGGLHVLDVSDPASVTELGRFPVGASAVDVATIDLRQSGLIAYVVSLGEGIVALDVTDPANIVQLDAEPSWSFLNAIHLAEGTGAYVADGQEGLRAVALFPPTNLRTLETHSVVTQARDVTATVFVNVDVLFDVAYVADDFFGLLRFDHGFFGNGSFASSDRGIGVATNRKSDYDDTQNLLALTAGEAGVYLFELPPFPVANEDGTAAEALALAAPFPNPVRGSATLRFSLPDAADVTLAIYDVLGRRVATAADGPRTAGAHEVTFEATGLPSGVYLVRLTTGARQATQRFVIVR, from the coding sequence ATGCCTCTCGCTACGTGCTTCCGCTTCTCCTCGCTGCTCGCTCTCCTGCTCGCGCTCGCCTCCAGCGTCGCGGCCCAATCGACGGCCCCCGTTTTCGATCCGCAGACCGGAGAGCCCATCCCGGTCGGGCTCGAAGCCCCGCCCGACACGCTGTTGCCCGTCGAGCCCGGCGAAACGCTCACGCTGCGGCAGCACCTCCCCTCCGGCTCGACGAAACTGGTTCGGGACATCTCTTTCGCAATCGGGGACGGCCAACTCCCGGCCTTCGTCTACCAAGATGGCAGCGCGCTCATCTCCGTCGAGCCCTTCGTGGCCTCCGACCCAAACGAGTGCCCCTGCGAAATCGGCCGGATCTCGCTCGATGCGCAGCCTGCCGACGCCGTCGTGGAGGGGGCGCTCCTCTACGTCGCCCTCCGCAAGAGCAAAGGCCTGCGGATCCTCTCCCTGTCCAGCTTCGACGGCCTGCAAGAAGTGGGACGGATCGAGGGACAGGACCTCCTTGCCGTAGCTGTCGGAGGGAATTATGCGTATGCCGGGCGCGGCTCCGGCGGCATCGTGGTGTACTACGTAGCCGATCCGGAGAACCCCGTCCAGCTTCGGACGCTGAGCGTGCCCGGCTCTTCGAACGGCGTCTTCGTGGCGGATACCACGCTGTTCGTCGCTACCGGCGCCGACGGTCTCCGCACGTTCGACCTCGCCAACCCTACGGTCCCAACGGCACTCGGCCATTTCGACACGGCCGGCGAGTTCTCCACCTACGTGGTCGTGCGCGACACCGTGGCGTGGCTGACGGGCGAATTCGGCCTGATCGCCCTCGATGTGACCGATCCGGTCACGCCGCGCGAGATCGGCCGCTTCGACCTGGGCGGGGAGACGACGTACGAGGTCGCCTTCGACGGGGACACGGCCTACCTCGCCGGGCTCGACGGGCTCCGCACGCTCGACGTCTCGGATCCGGCCGCGATCACGGAACTGGATTTCTTCCCCGCCAATCAGTCCCTGAGCGTCGACGTGTACGCGTCCGAGAACACGCCGAGCGCCGTCTACCTCGCCGAGCGCTTCAGAGGGCTGCACCTGCTCGACGGCGGGGAGTCCCCCGGTGAACTCCTCTTCTTCGAGAACGGCGGCTTCGCGCATAAGCCGTTCTTCGATGACGAGATCCTCTACGTCACCGACCTCGGCGGCCGCCTCCGCATCTTCGACGCGAGCGGCAGCGAGGCCGTTGAGATAGCCCGGATCGACGTGCCACCAAACACGCAAGAGGTCTTTGTGGAAGACGGCCTCGCCTACGTCACCGATGCCGGCGGCAGCGGGACCGGACTGACGATCCTCGACGTGAGCGACCCGGCGGATCCGCAGATCGTCGGCGGCTACGCAAGCGGGCCGGCGTTCGGGCTCGACGTCGAGAGCACGGGCGATACCGTGACGGTCTACCTCGCGAATGGCCTCGGCGGGCTCCACGTCCTCGACGTGAGCGATCCGGCGAGTGTCACGGAACTCGGCCGCTTCCCCGTTGGCGCGAGCGCCGTGGATGTAGCGACGATCGACCTGCGCCAATCCGGCTTGATCGCGTACGTCGTGAGCTTGGGCGAGGGGATAGTCGCGCTCGACGTGACCGACCCCGCGAACATCGTACAACTCGACGCTGAGCCGAGTTGGAGCTTTCTCAACGCTATCCACCTCGCAGAAGGCACCGGCGCGTATGTCGCTGACGGTCAGGAAGGGCTGCGCGCCGTCGCCCTCTTCCCGCCGACTAACCTCCGAACGCTCGAAACGCACAGCGTAGTCACGCAGGCCCGCGACGTCACGGCCACGGTCTTCGTAAATGTCGACGTGTTATTCGACGTCGCGTACGTCGCAGACGACTTCTTCGGTTTGCTTCGGTTCGACCATGGGTTCTTCGGCAACGGCAGCTTCGCCTCGTCCGACCGAGGCATCGGCGTAGCCACGAACCGCAAGTCTGATTATGATGACACGCAGAACCTCCTCGCGCTCACGGCGGGCGAGGCCGGCGTCTACCTCTTCGAACTCCCTCCCTTTCCCGTCGCGAATGAGGACGGCACGGCGGCTGAGGCACTCGCGCTCGCCGCGCCGTTCCCGAACCCGGTGCGCGGGTCCGCCACGCTCCGCTTCTCACTCCCCGACGCGGCCGACGTGACGCTCGCCATCTACGACGTGCTCGGCCGCCGCGTCGCGACGGCCGCCGATGGGCCGCGCACCGCCGGGGCACACGAGGTCACGTTCGAAGCCACCGGGTTGCCGAGCGGGGTCTACCTCGTCCGCCTCACGACGGGCGCTCGGCAAGCGACGCAGCGTTTCGTCATCGTCCGGTGA
- a CDS encoding CPXCG motif-containing cysteine-rich protein, translating into MLVDEHFFSCPYCGETISMVFDLSIPEQSYIEDCEVCCNPIRVRYVTDGEAVTAFDAVGIEQ; encoded by the coding sequence GTGCTCGTCGACGAACACTTTTTCTCCTGCCCCTACTGCGGCGAGACGATCTCGATGGTCTTCGACCTCTCGATCCCGGAGCAGTCCTACATCGAGGACTGCGAGGTCTGCTGCAACCCGATCCGCGTTCGCTACGTGACGGACGGGGAGGCGGTCACGGCGTTCGACGCCGTCGGCATCGAGCAGTAG
- a CDS encoding FAD-dependent oxidoreductase — MSHVRTDASPLHVAIVGAGPAGFYAAECLLRHDGVAVDLFDRLPTPFGLVRSGVAPDHQKIKNVTRVFERVADHPRFRFFGNVCFGEHLTLADVAEHYHQVLFTTGAQTDRSLGIPGEDLPGSHSATEFVAWYNGHPEFRDCAFDLRCERAVVVGVGNVAVDVARILCRTPDELAATDIADYALDALRESRVREVVLLGRRGPLQAAFTYPEVKELGEMEDADVLARPEEVALDPLSEAELEAAQDRQATKQVALLQDYAERSPSGKRRRIVLRFLVSPTEILGNDRVEGVRIVRNELVDDGSDRLRPRPTGETEEIEAGLVFRSVGYRGVALTGVPFDERRGIVPNEGGRVTDADGTPIPGLYVAGWIKRGPSGVIGTNKPDAHETANAMLEDADRGVTLGPAAPDAEAAERLVRTRQPACFDYADWRRLDAHEVALGEAAGRPRVKLTSVEDMLATLRRTPRAPA, encoded by the coding sequence ATGTCTCACGTCCGCACCGATGCGTCCCCCCTCCACGTCGCTATTGTCGGCGCCGGCCCCGCCGGGTTCTACGCCGCCGAATGCCTCCTCCGCCACGACGGCGTCGCCGTGGACCTCTTCGACCGGCTGCCGACGCCGTTCGGCCTCGTCCGCAGCGGGGTCGCGCCCGACCACCAGAAGATCAAAAACGTCACGCGCGTTTTCGAGAGGGTCGCCGACCACCCGCGCTTCCGGTTTTTCGGCAACGTCTGCTTCGGCGAGCACCTCACGCTCGCCGACGTCGCCGAGCACTACCACCAGGTCCTCTTCACGACGGGCGCGCAGACGGACCGCAGCCTCGGCATCCCCGGCGAGGACCTCCCGGGGAGCCACTCCGCCACCGAGTTCGTCGCGTGGTACAACGGCCACCCCGAGTTCCGCGACTGCGCCTTCGACCTGCGTTGCGAGCGCGCCGTCGTCGTCGGTGTGGGGAACGTGGCGGTGGACGTGGCGCGCATCCTCTGCCGCACGCCCGACGAGCTGGCGGCGACGGACATCGCCGACTACGCGCTCGACGCCCTCCGCGAGAGCCGCGTGCGCGAGGTCGTCCTGCTCGGGCGACGGGGGCCGTTGCAGGCGGCGTTCACCTATCCCGAGGTGAAGGAGTTGGGCGAGATGGAAGATGCCGACGTGCTCGCCCGCCCCGAGGAGGTCGCGCTCGACCCGCTGAGCGAGGCGGAGTTGGAAGCTGCACAGGACCGGCAGGCGACGAAACAGGTCGCACTCTTGCAGGACTACGCCGAGCGGTCGCCCTCGGGCAAGCGCCGCCGGATCGTCCTCCGCTTCCTCGTCTCCCCCACCGAGATCCTCGGCAACGACCGCGTCGAGGGCGTCCGCATCGTCCGCAACGAACTCGTGGACGACGGCTCGGACCGGCTGCGCCCGCGGCCGACCGGCGAGACCGAGGAGATCGAGGCCGGGCTCGTCTTCCGCTCCGTAGGCTACCGCGGCGTCGCCCTCACCGGCGTCCCCTTCGACGAGCGGCGCGGCATCGTGCCGAACGAAGGCGGGCGCGTCACCGACGCCGACGGCACGCCCATCCCCGGCCTCTATGTTGCCGGGTGGATCAAGCGCGGGCCGAGCGGGGTCATCGGGACGAACAAGCCCGACGCGCACGAGACGGCGAACGCGATGCTCGAAGACGCCGACCGCGGCGTCACGCTCGGCCCCGCCGCCCCGGACGCCGAAGCTGCCGAACGGCTCGTCCGCACCCGGCAGCCCGCCTGCTTCGACTACGCCGACTGGCGGCGGCTCGACGCGCACGAGGTCGCGCTCGGCGAGGCGGCGGGCCGGCCCCGCGTCAAGCTCACGAGCGTCGAGGACATGCTCGCGACGCTCCGTCGCACGCCGCGCGCGCCAGCTTGA
- a CDS encoding archaeosortase/exosortase family protein, whose product MRASLTPYRPIAVFLAKMLAVYVVWYAVYDLWLLPDGRLDAVVSRNLAVLSGGALRLVGVDVFVEGRTVILASGRGLFIADDCTGLTTVGLFAGFVLAFPGSALRRALFLPAGALAIHLANAGRLAFLTWFHGARPEHFDAVHEWGILPFFYGVVFVLWMVWVRVGAVGGSPPRTAAASPAPRHAVG is encoded by the coding sequence ATGCGTGCTTCCCTCACTCCCTATCGCCCCATCGCCGTGTTCCTGGCGAAGATGCTCGCCGTCTACGTCGTGTGGTACGCCGTCTACGACCTGTGGCTGCTCCCCGACGGCCGCCTCGACGCCGTCGTCTCGCGCAACCTCGCCGTGCTCAGCGGCGGCGCCCTGCGCCTCGTCGGGGTCGACGTGTTTGTGGAGGGGCGGACGGTAATCCTGGCCTCCGGCCGCGGCCTCTTCATCGCCGACGACTGCACGGGGCTGACGACGGTGGGGCTGTTCGCGGGCTTCGTGCTGGCGTTTCCGGGGAGCGCACTGCGGCGGGCGCTGTTCCTGCCGGCCGGCGCCCTCGCCATCCACCTCGCGAACGCCGGGCGCCTCGCGTTCCTGACATGGTTCCACGGAGCCCGTCCTGAGCACTTCGACGCCGTACACGAGTGGGGCATCCTGCCTTTTTTCTACGGCGTCGTGTTCGTCCTGTGGATGGTGTGGGTCCGCGTCGGGGCAGTGGGAGGTTCACCGCCTCGCACGGCCGCGGCGAGCCCAGCACCGCGCCACGCGGTGGGCTGA